One part of the Streptomyces ferrugineus genome encodes these proteins:
- a CDS encoding helix-turn-helix domain-containing protein: MQHGPAVRRRKLGAELRALRTGAGLTSGEAARLAGWHQSKVSRIETGASGVKPADVRLLLDVYAVRDAQLRELLLVLAGSDEGGGRHNWWHAYRGVLPPTYRDFISLESQASAMRTLETSVVPGLLQTPEYARAVTRAAVGGLADEADEADERLDALVAVRLARQDVLRADPPMRLSAVLDEAVLHREIGGPEVMTRQLSRLMEAARLPQVRLQVLPFKAGEHIGITGPFVIFSFSSTSDLDVVVLDHLTSSLYLERKEDLQAYTEAFNALRIHALSPEESLDYIAALAGGA; the protein is encoded by the coding sequence ATGCAGCACGGTCCCGCGGTGCGCCGCCGAAAACTGGGCGCGGAACTGCGCGCATTGCGCACCGGGGCGGGGCTCACCAGCGGTGAGGCGGCCCGGCTGGCGGGCTGGCACCAGTCCAAGGTGAGCCGGATCGAGACCGGCGCCAGTGGGGTGAAACCGGCCGATGTGCGGTTACTTCTCGACGTCTACGCCGTACGGGACGCCCAACTGCGGGAGTTACTGTTGGTGTTGGCGGGGTCCGACGAGGGTGGCGGCCGGCACAACTGGTGGCACGCGTACCGCGGAGTGCTGCCACCCACGTACCGGGACTTCATCAGCCTGGAGTCGCAGGCGAGCGCGATGCGCACCCTGGAGACGTCCGTGGTGCCAGGGCTGCTCCAGACGCCCGAGTACGCCCGGGCGGTGACCCGGGCCGCGGTGGGCGGCCTTGCCGACGAGGCCGATGAGGCCGACGAACGCCTGGACGCGCTGGTCGCGGTGCGTCTGGCCAGGCAGGACGTGCTGCGCGCCGATCCGCCGATGAGGCTGAGCGCGGTGCTGGACGAGGCGGTGCTGCACCGGGAGATCGGCGGGCCCGAGGTGATGACGCGGCAGCTGAGCCGGCTGATGGAGGCGGCGCGGCTGCCCCAAGTCAGGCTCCAGGTGCTGCCGTTCAAGGCCGGGGAGCATATCGGCATCACCGGGCCTTTCGTTATCTTCTCATTTTCGAGCACTTCTGATCTGGATGTGGTTGTTCTCGACCACTTGACGAGTAGCCTCTATCTCGAACGGAAAGAAGACCTCCAGGCCTACACGGAGGCCTTCAACGCCCTTCGGATCCACGCCCTTTCGCCCGAGGAATCGCTGGATTACATCGCCGCGCTGGCTGGCGGCGCGTAA
- a CDS encoding ATP-binding protein — MADHLEASVTLPSDPASVSAARAYVLTTLAEWGLPPEAEVADTIRLIVSELTTNAVQHTLGQSPTFTVDLALDRDEQLRIGVTDSHPRFPKRLPAAVQQDNGRGMVIIRWLTAECGGKLRVRPTREGGKTVSIELPWTVPAAPVAAAGPQES, encoded by the coding sequence ATGGCAGATCATCTGGAAGCATCCGTCACTCTGCCGAGCGATCCCGCCTCGGTCTCCGCTGCCCGGGCCTATGTGCTCACCACCCTCGCGGAGTGGGGATTGCCACCGGAAGCGGAAGTGGCCGACACCATCCGCCTGATCGTCTCCGAACTCACCACCAACGCCGTACAGCACACCCTCGGCCAGTCACCCACCTTCACGGTGGACCTCGCGCTCGACCGTGACGAACAACTGCGCATCGGCGTCACCGACAGCCACCCGCGCTTCCCCAAGCGGCTGCCGGCCGCCGTCCAGCAGGACAACGGGCGCGGCATGGTCATCATCCGCTGGCTGACCGCCGAATGCGGCGGCAAGCTGAGAGTGCGCCCCACCCGCGAGGGCGGCAAGACCGTCTCCATCGAACTTCCGTGGACCGTGCCCGCCGCACCGGTGGCGGCGGCCGGACCGCAGGAGTCATAG
- a CDS encoding LysR family transcriptional regulator: protein MYDPVRLAALVAVAEAGSITRAAERLGYTTPALSQQLAKLEREAGTALLVRHHRGARLTGAGELLVARARRVLDELDRARHELARLTGLSGGTLRLGTFQTAGIHLLPPALSAFRRAHPDVELTVADYEPSAGVAAVAAGEVDLALTHTYAPGEPTPLPATVGVEPILVEELVLVSAPGHTLTTGTARLPLAELAGQPLISMAPDAPARRGVEAVLTRAGATPSVLVPTPGYLLVCALASAGLGVAVVPEMVARTSVTPVGVRALEGGELRRTISVAYRGDEAAPAADAFRALLRGTFGRSGQPQ from the coding sequence ATGTACGACCCGGTCCGGCTCGCCGCCCTGGTGGCGGTCGCGGAGGCGGGTTCGATCACCCGGGCCGCAGAGCGGCTCGGCTACACCACGCCCGCGCTCTCCCAGCAGCTCGCCAAGCTGGAGCGCGAGGCGGGTACCGCCCTGCTGGTACGGCACCACCGCGGGGCGCGGCTGACGGGTGCGGGCGAGCTGCTGGTGGCCCGGGCGCGGCGCGTGCTCGACGAACTCGACCGGGCGCGGCACGAACTGGCCCGGCTGACCGGTCTCTCGGGCGGCACCCTGCGGCTCGGCACCTTCCAGACGGCGGGCATCCATCTGCTGCCACCGGCCCTGAGCGCCTTTCGCCGGGCGCATCCGGACGTGGAGCTGACGGTCGCGGACTACGAGCCGTCGGCCGGTGTCGCGGCGGTGGCGGCGGGCGAGGTCGATCTGGCGCTGACGCACACCTACGCACCGGGGGAACCGACTCCGCTGCCCGCCACCGTCGGCGTCGAGCCGATCCTCGTGGAGGAACTGGTCCTGGTGTCCGCCCCCGGCCACACCCTCACCACCGGCACCGCCCGGCTGCCGCTGGCCGAGCTCGCCGGGCAGCCCCTGATCAGCATGGCGCCGGACGCTCCGGCCCGGCGGGGTGTGGAGGCGGTGCTCACCCGGGCCGGGGCGACGCCGTCGGTGCTGGTGCCGACGCCGGGGTATCTGCTGGTGTGCGCGCTGGCCAGTGCGGGGCTCGGGGTCGCGGTCGTACCGGAGATGGTGGCGCGCACGTCGGTCACTCCGGTCGGGGTGCGCGCGCTGGAAGGCGGAGAGCTGCGCCGTACGATCTCGGTCGCCTATCGCGGCGACGAGGCGGCTCCCGCGGCGGACGCCTTCCGGGCCCTGTTGCGCGGCACGTTCGGCCGGTCGGGGCAGCCGCAGTAG
- a CDS encoding LysE family translocator, producing the protein MDAQLMVFTGVAAGLVAMPGADFTVVVRNALVSRRAGIACALGIGAGLLVHVTLAVVGVAAVLAAVPALFRAIQVVGGGYVLYLGVQTLRRRHSEAGETHEQSTARPLRQGFVTNALNPKASLTFLSVLPQFVPAGAPALPRTLLLALIVLAIALVWFQVVALLVDRLGRWLRRPRAARAVTVGTGAALTAFGAALLAGSVPAL; encoded by the coding sequence ATGGACGCTCAGCTCATGGTCTTCACCGGTGTCGCGGCCGGCCTGGTCGCCATGCCCGGCGCCGACTTCACCGTCGTCGTACGCAACGCGCTCGTCTCCCGCCGGGCCGGCATCGCCTGCGCGCTCGGGATCGGGGCCGGGCTGCTGGTCCACGTGACGCTGGCGGTGGTGGGGGTCGCCGCGGTCCTGGCCGCCGTACCGGCCCTGTTCCGCGCGATCCAAGTGGTGGGCGGCGGCTATGTGTTGTACCTCGGCGTCCAGACGCTGCGGCGGCGGCACTCCGAAGCGGGGGAGACGCACGAGCAGTCCACCGCGCGACCGCTGCGGCAGGGCTTCGTCACCAACGCCCTCAACCCGAAGGCGTCCCTCACGTTCCTCAGCGTGCTGCCCCAGTTCGTGCCCGCGGGCGCTCCGGCGCTGCCCCGGACGCTGCTGCTGGCCCTGATCGTGCTGGCGATCGCCCTGGTGTGGTTCCAGGTGGTCGCCCTGCTGGTGGACCGGCTCGGCAGGTGGCTGCGCCGGCCGCGCGCCGCCCGGGCGGTCACCGTCGGCACCGGCGCCGCCCTGACGGCCTTCGGCGCGGCACTCCTCGCCGGGTCCGTGCCGGCCCTCTGA
- a CDS encoding C40 family peptidase, protein MTALNRVPSLMVRAGTASALTIAAVGGSIVAPGFASEAEAATPASKALRIAASKKGSPYKWGAAGPHRFDCSGLTLYSFKKAGKKLPRTAAQQYNKTRHISAKSRKAGDLVFFHSGSNVYHVGIYAGKGKIWHSPKSGDVVKLQKIWTRSVWYGRVK, encoded by the coding sequence ATGACTGCGCTCAATCGTGTCCCGTCGCTCATGGTCCGGGCCGGTACGGCCTCGGCCCTCACCATCGCCGCAGTGGGCGGCTCGATCGTGGCTCCCGGCTTCGCCTCCGAGGCGGAGGCCGCCACGCCGGCATCGAAGGCACTTCGGATCGCGGCCTCCAAGAAGGGCTCCCCGTACAAGTGGGGCGCCGCCGGGCCGCACCGGTTCGACTGCTCGGGGCTCACGCTGTACTCGTTCAAGAAGGCGGGCAAGAAGCTGCCGCGCACGGCGGCCCAGCAGTACAACAAGACCCGCCACATCTCCGCGAAGAGCCGCAAGGCCGGAGACCTGGTGTTCTTCCACTCGGGGTCGAACGTCTACCACGTCGGCATCTACGCCGGGAAGGGAAAGATCTGGCACTCCCCGAAGTCCGGGGACGTCGTGAAGCTGCAGAAGATCTGGACCAGGAGCGTCTGGTACGGCCGGGTCAAGTGA
- a CDS encoding ATP-dependent Clp protease proteolytic subunit encodes MTRPSARYVLPEFTERTSSGLRTQDPYSKLLEERIVFLGTQIDDTSANDVMAQFMYLEHKDPDQDISLYINSPGGSFSAMSAIYDTMRYVACDVETICLGQAGAAGAVLLAAGTPGKRFALPGARMVLHQPALPEPVEGQASDLAIQADELTRIRARLEEMLAEHTGRSREQVTEDIERDKVLTAQEAVEYGLADRIVPDRRSTMAPPTGR; translated from the coding sequence ATGACCCGACCGTCCGCGCGCTATGTACTGCCCGAGTTCACCGAGCGCACGAGTTCCGGCCTCAGGACGCAGGACCCCTACTCGAAGCTGCTGGAGGAACGGATCGTCTTTCTCGGCACCCAGATCGACGACACCTCGGCGAACGACGTGATGGCCCAGTTCATGTACCTGGAGCACAAGGACCCCGACCAGGACATCTCGCTGTACATCAATTCCCCCGGCGGCTCGTTCAGCGCCATGTCGGCGATCTACGACACCATGCGGTACGTCGCCTGCGACGTGGAGACGATCTGCCTGGGCCAGGCCGGCGCGGCCGGCGCCGTACTGCTGGCCGCGGGCACACCGGGCAAGCGGTTCGCGCTGCCGGGGGCCCGGATGGTGCTCCATCAGCCCGCCCTGCCCGAGCCGGTCGAGGGACAGGCGAGCGATCTGGCCATCCAGGCCGACGAACTGACGCGGATTCGGGCCCGTCTGGAGGAGATGCTCGCCGAGCACACCGGGCGCAGCCGCGAACAGGTGACCGAGGACATCGAGCGGGACAAGGTCCTCACCGCACAGGAGGCGGTGGAGTACGGGCTGGCGGACCGGATCGTCCCCGACCGCAGGTCCACGATGGCCCCGCCGACGGGGCGGTGA
- a CDS encoding type II toxin-antitoxin system Phd/YefM family antitoxin, producing MAYEIPVTQARAELADLINRVVYGGERVVVTRHGKPLVALVSASDLERLEELGAPAELAEEQVISAVSSVREVASAPRERQRFGIAAEHRGASPS from the coding sequence ATGGCCTACGAGATTCCGGTGACGCAAGCCAGGGCTGAGCTCGCCGATCTGATCAATCGCGTGGTGTACGGCGGTGAGCGCGTCGTCGTGACCCGTCATGGCAAGCCCCTTGTCGCCCTTGTCTCCGCCTCTGACCTCGAACGACTGGAGGAGCTCGGGGCGCCGGCGGAGCTCGCCGAGGAGCAGGTGATCAGCGCGGTCTCCAGCGTCCGCGAGGTCGCGTCCGCTCCCCGCGAACGGCAGCGCTTCGGCATCGCCGCCGAGCACCGCGGTGCGAGCCCCTCCTAG
- a CDS encoding ABC transporter permease yields the protein MSSPSATPTRAPARRRLIAVVVLVPVIAALALWAFAWPAARTAPRDLPLGVAGPAAATAQVERQLAQKDGAFEIHRYADEAAAREAVEDRTVYGAVVVTPQGPELLTASAASPTVAQLLQQAVAEQAAAEGTQVRTVDVVPAPENDPRGAALNASVLPLALAGIAAGAAVTLLGLRGMRAVSALVGVAALIGVIAAALAHSWLGVLTGDWWAEAGVLALATLAVSAAVAGLAALIGTAGVGIVAGAVMLFGNPFSGAPSAPQMLPEPVGVIGQWLPPGAGTTLLRSVSFFDGAAATGPALTLTWWAALGLGAVLLGSALKARKASAERAPERELATVG from the coding sequence ATGTCCAGCCCTTCCGCTACGCCGACCAGGGCCCCGGCGCGTCGCCGCCTGATCGCGGTCGTCGTCCTCGTGCCCGTCATCGCCGCCCTCGCCCTGTGGGCCTTCGCCTGGCCCGCCGCCCGCACCGCGCCCCGCGACCTGCCGCTCGGCGTGGCCGGGCCCGCCGCGGCCACGGCCCAGGTGGAGCGGCAGCTCGCCCAGAAGGACGGCGCGTTCGAGATCCACCGCTACGCCGACGAGGCCGCGGCCCGGGAGGCCGTCGAGGACCGGACCGTATACGGCGCGGTCGTCGTCACACCCCAAGGGCCCGAACTGCTGACCGCATCGGCCGCGAGCCCGACGGTCGCCCAGCTCCTCCAGCAGGCGGTGGCCGAGCAGGCCGCCGCCGAGGGCACCCAGGTCAGGACCGTCGACGTCGTCCCCGCACCCGAGAACGACCCGCGCGGCGCGGCCCTGAACGCCAGTGTGCTGCCACTGGCCCTGGCCGGCATTGCGGCGGGCGCCGCGGTGACCCTGCTCGGACTGCGCGGCATGCGCGCCGTGAGCGCGCTGGTCGGCGTCGCCGCACTGATCGGCGTGATCGCGGCCGCCCTCGCGCACAGCTGGCTGGGGGTGCTCACCGGCGACTGGTGGGCGGAGGCCGGGGTGCTCGCCCTGGCGACGCTGGCGGTGAGTGCCGCCGTCGCGGGGCTCGCCGCGCTCATCGGCACCGCCGGTGTCGGGATCGTGGCCGGCGCCGTGATGCTGTTCGGCAACCCCTTCTCCGGCGCGCCCTCGGCACCGCAGATGCTGCCGGAGCCGGTCGGCGTGATCGGCCAGTGGCTGCCGCCCGGCGCGGGCACGACCCTGCTGCGCTCGGTGTCCTTCTTCGACGGCGCGGCGGCGACCGGCCCGGCGCTGACCCTGACCTGGTGGGCCGCGCTGGGCCTGGGCGCCGTACTGCTGGGGAGCGCGCTCAAGGCGAGGAAGGCGAGCGCCGAGCGGGCACCCGAGCGGGAACTGGCCACCGTCGGCTGA
- a CDS encoding TetR/AcrR family transcriptional regulator → MARVSQEHLDARRRQILDGAARLFARNGFHATSMQDVLKEVDLSAGAVYRYFSGKDELIAAIAREVLGEVRTAFEDVARQSPPPPPDVLVGEVLSRVLGIWESLSVDAEPVLPRLIMQVWAETVRHEELAVVLAQGYEAVEQGWVRVVEAYQDAGLMRSDIPAEDAARTMIGAVQGFIAQQALFGTTPVEMLQNGLRGLMSMGGAEPAA, encoded by the coding sequence ATGGCCCGTGTATCCCAGGAACACCTCGACGCCCGCCGCCGGCAGATCCTCGACGGCGCCGCGCGCCTCTTCGCGCGCAACGGCTTCCATGCCACGTCGATGCAGGACGTGCTGAAGGAGGTCGACCTCTCGGCCGGAGCGGTGTACCGCTACTTCAGCGGCAAGGACGAGCTGATCGCCGCCATCGCCCGGGAGGTGCTCGGCGAGGTGCGCACGGCGTTCGAGGACGTCGCCCGGCAGAGCCCGCCCCCGCCGCCGGACGTCCTGGTCGGCGAGGTCCTGAGCAGGGTGCTCGGCATCTGGGAGTCCCTGAGCGTCGACGCCGAGCCGGTGCTCCCGCGGCTGATCATGCAGGTGTGGGCGGAGACCGTGCGCCACGAGGAGCTCGCGGTCGTCCTGGCGCAGGGCTACGAGGCGGTGGAGCAGGGCTGGGTGCGGGTCGTCGAGGCGTACCAGGACGCCGGCCTGATGCGGTCGGACATCCCTGCCGAGGACGCCGCCCGCACCATGATCGGTGCCGTGCAGGGCTTCATCGCACAGCAGGCCCTGTTCGGAACGACCCCGGTCGAGATGCTGCAGAACGGGCTACGGGGTCTGATGAGCATGGGCGGCGCGGAGCCGGCGGCCTGA
- a CDS encoding urease subunit gamma — translation MQLTPHEQERLLIHVAADVAEKRRARGLKLNHPEAVALITSHILEGARDGRTVAELMSSGRKLLTRDDVMEGIPEMIHDVQVEATFPDGTKLVTVHDPIV, via the coding sequence GTGCAACTGACCCCGCACGAGCAAGAGAGGCTGCTCATCCACGTGGCGGCGGACGTCGCCGAGAAGCGCCGGGCCCGCGGGCTGAAGCTGAACCACCCCGAGGCGGTCGCCCTCATCACGTCGCACATCCTCGAGGGCGCCCGCGACGGCCGTACGGTCGCCGAGCTCATGTCCTCCGGGCGCAAGCTGCTCACCCGTGACGACGTCATGGAAGGCATCCCCGAGATGATCCACGACGTCCAGGTCGAGGCGACCTTCCCGGACGGCACCAAGCTCGTCACCGTCCACGACCCGATCGTCTGA
- a CDS encoding urease subunit beta codes for MIPGEILFADGPIAYNEGREVTRLTVLNAADRPVQVGSHYHFAEANPGLDFDRAAARGKRLNIAAGTAVRFEPGIPVDVELVPLTGARVVPGLRGETGGALDA; via the coding sequence TTGATCCCCGGAGAGATCCTCTTCGCCGACGGCCCGATCGCCTACAACGAGGGTCGTGAGGTCACCCGGCTGACCGTCCTCAACGCCGCCGACCGGCCCGTGCAGGTCGGCTCCCACTACCACTTCGCCGAGGCCAACCCCGGTCTGGACTTCGACCGCGCCGCAGCGCGCGGCAAGCGGCTCAACATCGCCGCCGGCACCGCCGTGCGCTTCGAGCCCGGGATCCCCGTCGACGTCGAACTCGTCCCGCTCACCGGCGCCCGCGTGGTGCCCGGACTGCGCGGCGAGACCGGAGGTGCCCTCGATGCCTGA
- a CDS encoding urease subunit alpha, which yields MPEISRAAYADLFGPTTGDRIRLADTDLLVEIEEDRSGGPGLAGDEAVFGGGKVIRESMGQSRATRADGTPDTVITGVVIIDHWGIVKADVGIRDGRITGIGKAGNPDTMDGVHPDLVIGPETEIIAGNGRILTAGAIDAHVHFICPQIADEALSAGITTLIGGGTGPAEGSKATTVTPGPWHLARMLEAMEHHPVNFGLLGKGNTVSHEAMLSQIRGGALGLKLHEDWGSTPAVIDASLTVADRTGIQIAIHTDTLNEAGFVGDTLAAIAGRGIHAYHTEGAGGGHAPDIMTVVSEPHVLPSSTNPTRPFTVNTAEEHLDMLMVCHHLNAAVPEDLAFAESRIRPSTIGAEDILHDLGAISIISSDSQAMGRVGEVVMRTWQTAHVMKGRRGALPGDGRADNLRVRRYVAKYTINPALAQGLGGEIGSVESGKLADLVLWEPAFFGVKPHLVIKGGQIAYAQMGDANASIPTPQPILPRPMFGAIGRAPASNSVNFVAPLAIEDGLPERLQLGKRFVAIDSTRAVTKADMRENDARPDVRIDPDSFAVHIDGELVEATPAAELPMAQRYFLF from the coding sequence ATGCCTGAGATCTCCCGCGCCGCGTACGCCGACCTGTTCGGCCCGACCACCGGTGACCGCATCCGGCTGGCCGACACCGATCTGCTGGTCGAGATCGAGGAGGACCGCTCCGGCGGACCCGGACTCGCCGGTGACGAGGCCGTGTTCGGCGGCGGCAAGGTCATCCGCGAGTCCATGGGCCAGTCGCGGGCCACGCGCGCCGACGGCACCCCCGACACGGTGATCACCGGCGTCGTGATCATCGACCACTGGGGCATCGTCAAGGCCGACGTCGGCATCCGCGACGGCCGGATCACCGGCATCGGCAAGGCGGGCAACCCCGACACCATGGACGGCGTGCACCCGGACCTCGTCATCGGCCCCGAGACCGAGATCATCGCCGGCAACGGACGGATCCTGACGGCCGGCGCCATCGACGCGCACGTCCACTTCATCTGCCCCCAGATCGCCGACGAGGCGCTGTCGGCGGGCATCACGACACTGATCGGCGGCGGCACCGGACCCGCCGAGGGGTCGAAGGCGACCACGGTCACGCCCGGCCCGTGGCACCTGGCCCGGATGCTGGAGGCGATGGAGCACCACCCCGTCAACTTCGGCCTGCTCGGCAAGGGCAACACCGTCTCCCACGAGGCGATGCTGTCCCAGATCCGCGGCGGCGCCCTCGGCCTCAAACTGCACGAGGACTGGGGCTCCACCCCGGCCGTCATCGACGCCTCGCTCACCGTCGCCGACCGGACCGGCATCCAGATCGCCATCCACACGGACACCCTCAACGAGGCCGGCTTCGTCGGCGACACGCTCGCCGCGATCGCCGGACGCGGCATCCACGCGTACCACACCGAGGGCGCGGGCGGCGGACACGCGCCGGACATCATGACCGTCGTCTCCGAGCCGCACGTGCTGCCCAGCTCGACCAACCCGACGCGGCCGTTCACCGTCAACACCGCCGAGGAACACCTCGACATGCTGATGGTGTGCCACCACCTCAACGCGGCCGTGCCCGAGGACCTCGCCTTCGCCGAGTCGCGGATCCGGCCGTCGACCATCGGGGCGGAGGACATCCTGCACGACCTGGGCGCGATCTCGATCATCTCGTCCGACTCGCAGGCCATGGGCCGGGTGGGCGAGGTCGTCATGCGGACCTGGCAGACCGCCCATGTGATGAAGGGGCGGCGCGGTGCGCTGCCGGGGGACGGGCGGGCCGACAACCTGCGGGTGCGGCGCTACGTGGCCAAATACACGATCAACCCGGCGCTCGCGCAGGGCCTCGGCGGCGAGATCGGCTCCGTGGAGAGCGGCAAGCTCGCCGACCTGGTGCTGTGGGAGCCGGCGTTCTTCGGCGTCAAGCCACACCTCGTCATCAAGGGCGGGCAGATCGCGTACGCGCAGATGGGCGACGCCAACGCGTCCATCCCGACGCCGCAGCCGATCCTGCCCCGGCCGATGTTCGGCGCGATCGGGCGTGCGCCCGCCTCGAACTCGGTCAACTTCGTGGCGCCGCTCGCGATCGAGGACGGCCTTCCGGAGCGGCTCCAGCTCGGGAAGCGGTTCGTGGCCATCGACTCGACGCGTGCGGTCACCAAGGCCGACATGCGGGAGAACGACGCCCGGCCCGACGTACGGATCGACCCCGACAGCTTCGCCGTGCACATCGACGGGGAACTGGTGGAGGCGACTCCTGCCGCCGAACTGCCCATGGCCCAGCGCTACTTCCTGTTCTGA
- a CDS encoding urease accessory protein UreF: MSRAALLVLADGRFPAGGHAHSGGAEAAVKAGRITGAASLEDFCRGRLHTAGLVAASLAAAAALGVDAEALDEAADARTPSPALRLAARKLGRQLMRAARATWPAAELDALARRFPKGAHQPVVLGTVARAAGLGAVEAAYCAAYESVSGPATATVRLLSLDPFDATAVLARLAPELDRVVDRAVEAGRRVVDSGVDELPAASGPLLEIGAQAHAAWAVRLFAS; the protein is encoded by the coding sequence ATGTCACGCGCAGCACTGCTCGTCCTCGCCGACGGCCGCTTTCCCGCCGGGGGCCACGCGCACTCCGGCGGGGCGGAGGCGGCCGTCAAGGCGGGGCGGATCACCGGGGCCGCGAGCCTGGAGGACTTCTGCCGGGGACGGTTGCACACGGCGGGCCTGGTCGCGGCCTCACTCGCCGCGGCGGCCGCCCTCGGCGTCGACGCGGAGGCCCTCGACGAGGCGGCCGACGCCCGTACGCCGTCGCCCGCGCTGCGGCTCGCCGCCCGCAAACTGGGGCGGCAGCTCATGCGGGCCGCTCGGGCGACATGGCCCGCGGCGGAACTCGACGCCCTGGCGCGCCGGTTCCCCAAGGGCGCCCATCAGCCGGTCGTGCTGGGGACCGTGGCGCGGGCCGCGGGCCTGGGAGCCGTCGAGGCGGCCTACTGCGCCGCGTACGAGAGCGTCAGCGGCCCGGCGACCGCGACGGTGCGGCTGCTGAGCCTCGATCCCTTCGACGCCACGGCCGTGCTGGCCCGGCTGGCGCCGGAGCTGGACCGGGTCGTGGACCGGGCGGTGGAGGCGGGGCGGCGAGTCGTCGACAGCGGCGTCGACGAGTTGCCCGCGGCGTCGGGGCCGCTGCTGGAGATCGGGGCGCAGGCGCACGCGGCGTGGGCCGTACGGCTGTTCGCGTCGTAG
- the ureG gene encoding urease accessory protein UreG, protein MHLDHSHDGPGAVSADAQRPDGSRRALRIGLGGPVGSGKTATVAALCRALRDELSLAVVTNDIYTREDAEFLLREAVLPPERITAVETGACPHTAIRDDISANLEAVEDLEDEVGPLDLVLVESGGDNLTATFSKGLVDAQIFVIDVAGGDDIPRKGGPGVTTADLLVVNKTDLAPYVGSDLARMAADAKAQRAELPVVFQSLRGEPGVRDVAAWVRARLEAWTA, encoded by the coding sequence ATGCACCTCGACCACTCCCACGACGGCCCCGGTGCCGTCAGCGCCGACGCCCAGCGCCCCGACGGATCCCGCCGGGCCCTGCGCATCGGCCTCGGCGGACCCGTCGGATCCGGCAAGACCGCGACCGTCGCCGCGCTGTGCCGCGCGCTGCGCGACGAACTGTCCCTGGCCGTCGTCACGAACGACATCTACACGCGCGAGGACGCCGAGTTCCTGCTGCGGGAGGCCGTGCTGCCGCCCGAGCGGATCACCGCCGTGGAGACGGGGGCGTGCCCGCACACCGCCATCCGCGACGACATCTCCGCGAACCTCGAAGCCGTCGAGGACCTGGAGGACGAGGTCGGTCCCCTCGATCTCGTCCTCGTCGAGTCCGGCGGGGACAACCTCACCGCCACCTTCTCCAAGGGGCTCGTCGACGCGCAGATCTTCGTGATCGACGTGGCCGGCGGGGACGACATCCCCCGCAAGGGAGGGCCCGGCGTCACCACCGCCGACCTGCTCGTCGTCAACAAGACCGACCTCGCCCCGTACGTCGGCTCCGACCTGGCGCGGATGGCGGCCGACGCCAAGGCGCAGCGCGCCGAACTGCCGGTCGTGTTCCAGTCGCTGCGCGGCGAGCCCGGAGTGCGGGACGTCGCCGCATGGGTGCGGGCGCGGCTCGAGGCGTGGACGGCATGA
- a CDS encoding urease accessory protein UreD → MTTVAGGVRAHARIVARADGRGGTALPVLDGEGPLALRRTRGSGAEARVVLVGAMSGPLGGDHFTVEAEAADGALLRVGSAAATIALPGQHKGEARYDVRLSVADGGELHWLPEQLISARGSDLHVTTRVEVGATGRLVLREEQVLGRAGEEPGRLGSRIRVRVAGRVVLDQELSCGPGAPGGWDGPAGLGGLRAVGQLVVVRPEFADAPVAARMLGETAAVMPLAGPAVLVSAAARDALRLRRVLDEALECVG, encoded by the coding sequence ATGACGACCGTCGCCGGCGGGGTGCGGGCCCACGCGCGGATCGTCGCCCGGGCCGACGGGCGGGGCGGTACGGCGCTGCCGGTGCTCGACGGCGAGGGGCCGCTCGCCCTGAGGCGGACCCGGGGGAGCGGTGCCGAGGCGCGGGTCGTGCTCGTCGGCGCGATGAGCGGGCCGCTCGGCGGCGACCACTTCACCGTCGAGGCCGAGGCGGCGGACGGCGCACTGCTGCGCGTCGGGTCGGCCGCGGCCACCATCGCGCTGCCGGGGCAGCACAAGGGCGAGGCCCGCTACGACGTACGGCTGTCCGTGGCCGACGGCGGCGAACTGCACTGGCTTCCCGAGCAGTTGATCTCCGCCCGCGGCAGTGACCTGCACGTCACGACCCGGGTCGAGGTCGGTGCGACGGGTCGGCTCGTGCTGCGTGAGGAACAGGTGCTCGGGCGGGCCGGGGAGGAGCCCGGGCGGCTCGGCAGCCGGATCCGGGTGCGCGTCGCCGGGCGGGTCGTCCTCGACCAGGAACTCTCCTGCGGGCCCGGGGCGCCGGGCGGCTGGGACGGGCCCGCAGGGCTCGGCGGCCTGCGTGCCGTCGGTCAACTCGTCGTCGTACGGCCGGAGTTCGCCGATGCTCCGGTGGCGGCCCGGATGCTGGGCGAGACCGCCGCCGTGATGCCGCTCGCCGGCCCCGCCGTGCTGGTGAGCGCGGCGGCGCGGGACGCGCTGCGGCTGCGCCGGGTGCTCGACGAGGCGCTGGAGTGCGTCGGCTGA